The Duganella sp. BuS-21 sequence TAATTAAGTAATACTAAAATTAAAACTTTTACATGTTTTGTTGTTAAGACATCTAAAGTTTCATATGGGTATTTCTTTTGTTACGATTAAAGGGCAAAGAAGAAATGAAACGATCAGACCACCCGTTGACACCTCGCCTCACGAAGGCTGGGGCCAAGTTGCGTCCTACTGCTGGACGCATCTTATTTGTCTTCATGACGTTGAGCTGGGCCATCTCCGGTTCTTCCACCGCGCTCGCTGCGGATGTCGCTTCCCAGGTCCAGCCCACGGGCGACTTTTGGCAGGACGTCGGCACCGGCAAAAGCGCCAAGGCTGCCGGTAGTGCTGTGGCCGGCCCACGCCGCTTCCACGCCGCCAAGCTGAACCGCAACGGCTTGCAGGCCTTCGCCAAGTCTGCGCCGGCGGAGCGCAGCGCGACCGCCAACGTCAGCCCTTTGATCATGTCATTGCCGCACCCGGACGGCGGCTACCAGCGTTTTGCCATCGTCGATTCGCCGATCATGGAAGCGGGCCTGGCCGCCAAGCATCCTGAAATCAAGACCTACGCCGGCAAGGGCATCGACGATCCCAACGCCAGCCTGCGCATGGACATTACCCCGCTCGGCCTGCACGCCTCGGTGCGTACGCCCCAAGGCGCCTGGTACGTCGATCCGCAAGCCGTGCTGGACGACAGCGTCTACCACAGCTATCACAGCCGCGACCTGCCGAACGTCCACGGCCCCATGCGCGAAGCGCCGATCGCCGAAGCCCAGATCTCCCTGTCGAAGGGCTTTTACCACGCCGAGGACACGGTCGAAGTGCGCGGCGCAGGCTTCACGCCGGGCGCCGCCGTCACCGTCTCGGTCAGCGCCGAGGGCGATAGCGGTAGCCGCCAGAGCGTGGTGGTCAACGCCGACAACGAAGGCGTGATCAACACCACCCTGGTGGCCGATCCATCGCGCAACAGCGGCGCCTTCGAAATCAGCGCCACCGATGGCCGCACCACCAGCACCGTCGCTTACCACGTGGTGGATGACCTGGCCGTCGCCGCACCGGTGTCCGGCAACCAGCTGCGCACCTACCGCCTGGCGCTGGTCACCGACCCGAGCTACGCCACTTACTTCGGCGGTTCGGCCAACGTCACCGCCGCCAAGGTCAGCCTGATCAACCGCGTGACCCAGGTGTATGAAGATGAAACCGCGATCCGGCTGGTACTGATCAACGCCACCGACGCGCTGAACCTGGACAGCGCCGCGCAAATGACCGGCGCCAACGGTCCATGTGGCGGCGCCGCCTGCTTCACCGCCAGTCAGGCCGCGAGCTGCGGCAGCGCGACGCTGACCCGCAATCGCGTGGTCACCGGCCTGCTGGCGGGAGCGTCCAGCTTCGACATCGGTCACATCGCGCTCGGCCTCAACGGCGGTGGTATTGCCAGCCTGGGCGTAGTGGGCGGCAGCAGCAAGGCCCAGGGTTGCACCGGTATTCCGACGCCGGTCGGCGACTTTTTCGCGGTCGACTACGTGGCGCATGAATTGGGCCACCAGTTCGCCGGCAACCACACCTTCAACGGCGTGATCAGCAATTGCTCCGGCGGCAATCGCAACGCCGGCACCTCGGTGGAGCCGGGCAGCGGCTCGTCGATCATGGCCTATGCCGGGATTTGTGGCACCGACAACCTGCAAAGCCACAGCGACGCCTATTGGTCGCAGCGCAGCTTCGACGAAATCGTCGCCTACACCTCGGGCGCCGAAAGCAACATCAACGAAATACAGAACCTGGTGCTGAGCAACTTCGCCAGCGGCCAGCAGTTCATGCTGGGCTATAACGGCAACAAGTCGGTCGCCATCGTCAACGGCAGCAACTTCACCACTGCAGGCATCAAGGCGGCGATCCAAGGCATCAGCGGCTGGCCGTCCGGCGCCACCGTCACCATCAGCACGCTGAGCAACAACGCCGCCACCATCACCTTCGGCGGCACGCTGGCCGGCACCAATGTGGCGACGCTGCAGCTGAGCGATTGCAGCGGCGCCTGCACCGGCTATGTTGGTGAAATCGCCGCCGGCGGCCCGACCACTCGGCGTGGTGCGCTGTCGTTCACCGGCAATACCTCGCCGGTGGTCAGCGTTGCCGCCGGCTACACCATCCCGGTGCGCACGCCGTTCGCGCTGACCGGCAGCGCCGTCGATGCCGAAGGCGATCCGCTGACCTACCTGTGGGAGCAGAACGACCGCGCCGCCGGCACCGGTACCGGCTTGGTCAGCAACAGCAAGTTCAACGGTCCGCTGTTCCGCCAGTTCGGCGTGCGCGCGCAGGTCAGCGCAGAAGACACCATCAAATATGGCTCGCCCGGCGAAAACCATGTCAGCACCGATCCGACCCGCGTGTTCCCGGACCTGGCGCAGATCCTGGCCAACAACACCAACGCTGAAAGCGGTGCCTGCCCGACCGCATCCGCGCTGCCGACTGCGGCCGAGATCGAGTGCTATTCGGAGTATTTGCCGACCGCCGCCTACGTGGGCTTTGGCGCCAACGCCAATCCGGCAGCGCTGAACTTCCGCCTGACCGCGCGTGACGGCCGTGGCGGTGTGGCCAACGCCAGCACCCGGCTGGTGTTGGCGTCCGGCGCCGGTCCATTCCTGGTGACGTCGCCGAACACTGCGGTGTCGCTGGACGCCGGCTCGACCCAGACCGTGACCTGGAGCGTGGCCAACACCGATGTCGCACCGGTGAGCACCGCCAGCGTCAAGATCAGCTTGTCGACCGACGGCGGCAACACTTATCCGTACACGCTGGCGGAAAGCACCGCCAACAATGGCAGCAAGGCGCTCACGCTGCCGCTGGTGGCCAGCACCACGGCACGCATCAAGGTGGAAGCGGTGGACAATGTTTTCTTTGACGTTTCCAACGCCGACTTCACGATCCGCCTGGTGGGCGACGTCAACGCCGATGGCGCTCTCAACTGCGCCGACTACGCCATCGTCAAGGCCGCACTGGGCAAGCGCAGCAACCAGGCCGGCTTCGATGCGCGCGCCGATCTGAACAAGGATGGCGTGATCGATGCGCGCGACCTGGTGTTCATCTCGCAGCGCGTTGCCGGCGGTTGCCGCTAAGCCCACAACATCTACAAGGAAAATGACCATGTTGAATCTGAATAAATGGAAATATCAGGCCGGTGCGGCCGTGCTGGCCGCCGCCTTTGCCGTAATGCCGGCCTACGCCGCCGATCCGGTGCTGAGCATCGTCGCCACGCCGTCCAGCGGCGTGGTCGGCTCGACCATCGACCTCGATATCGTGGTGTCCGGTGTGAGCGACCTGTACGCTTACAACTTCACGCTGCTGTTCGACCCGGCCTACCTGCAAGCGTCGGCCGCGACCGAAGGCGCTTTCCTGGGCGCCGATGGCGGTAGCACCGACTTCGACGTGGTCGACCTGTCCGGCACGCCGGGCCAGGTGTTCTACGTCTACGGCGTCAAGTTCGGCGCGGTTCCCGGCGTCAGCGGCGGCGGTAGCCTGGCGCATCTGCGGTTTGATGTCATCGGCGCCGGCACCAGCACCTTGAGCTTTGCCGACGTGGTGCTGGTCGACTCGAGCAATGCCGACATCACGCCGCAGCTGAGCACGCAAACGCTGATCACCAGCGCCGTGCCGGAACCGCAGACCTACCTGATGCTGGGCATCGGCCTGGTAGGCCTGGCGGCGCTGCGCCGCCGCAGTGCGCAAGGGCTTACTTCTCCGTGTTGATGCGTTTGGCGTAGGCCACGCCGGTGGCCGGCGTGACGTCACGCGTATCGATGTTGATCTCGGTGACCGACTTCATGCCGCCCAGGTAGTGCTTGCCTTGCTCCAGGTCACGCCCACCGCCAAGCTGGCGCTGGCGCCGTTATTCAGCTTGTAGTCCACTACGCAGGCCTTGATCACGCCCATCGGCGGCGAGATCAGGGTCACGCTTTCGTTCGAGTCGGTGTGCGCGCTGGCAGCCAGCAGCCGGTTCCACTGGTCGAGCAGGATCAGGTCCAGATCGTCGTCGGCGCCGCCCGAGGTTTCATGGTTGGTCAGCTCAAAGCGCGCCACCACGGTCTTGTTGGGAATCGCCAGCGTGGTCGCCTTGACGCCGGGACCGCGCGCTATGCAAGCGTTCACCACATCGTCCGTCGCGTCCACCGAGCCCTTGGCCGCTTGCGTGACGGTCTGCGCCAGTCGCGTGTACGCGCGCATGCCGCCACGATCGACCGCCAGCGTGCCATCGAAGCCGGTCTGCACCTCGAACTGGCGGGTGCCGCTGGTGGTGGTGGCGGACACCACCTCCGGCCCTTCCACGCCGTTGTTGTAGCGCACCTGCAATGGGCTGCGCACATTGTGCTCGCTGGCTTCCACGCCACTTCGCCCATTTGCCAGACGCCCGGCATGGCGCTGGTGCGAGTCAGGCTGACGCTGTAGCTTTGCGTTTCGCCCGGCGCCAGTTGCAGCGTGGAAGGCCTGACGGCGATATCGAAACCGTCGATGCGGCTGCTGGCCGTGTAGATCGCCGGCCTGTCGCCGACGTTGGTGACGCTGCGGCTGACGGTCTTCACGCCCACCACGTCCGGCACCGTGATCGAAGCCAGGTGCAGTGCGTAACCATTGAGCGCGCCTTGTCCACAAAGACTTGATTCTCGTCACCCGCTGGACGCGGCAAACCAGGAAATTTTAATAAGCACGGCACCACCGACGACTACGTGGCCTCGGCAAAGCAGGACGGCGTATTGTCGCGTCTGCGGGCGACCGATTGGTCGAGCGCCGAAGGCAGCCCGACCACCGCCGCAACGCCGCCGGCTACACCGCGATGTCGTCGCAGGGCAGGGCGGACAGTGGGCTGAATGAGTTCGGCAAGTCTTTCAACATCATCGCGAACGGCGGCGGCACCAACTTCCTGCTGTCGCGCGCCACCGGAGCCGCCCGGCTTACCTGACGCTGTTGCGGTGCTTTTCCGCCGCTGCGGCCGGCGTGACGTCGCGCGTATCGATGCTGATTTCCGTCATCGTTACCGCGCGGCCGTCCGGGTTCAGCAATTGCAACCCGCCCAGGTAGCGCTTGCCTTGTTCCAGTCCGCTCCAGCTGACGCCGACCTTGCTGGTGCCGCCCTGCGTGGCCGGCGCGGCCGGCAACGCCACTTTCAGGTTGCCCTTGGTGTCGTTGGGGATGGCGAAGGCATACGACATGGTGTAGCTGGTGCTGGCATTGTTCTTCAACTGGTAGCCCAGCACGCAGACCTTGACCACGCCCATCGGCAGGCCGGTGAGGGTAACGCTCTCGTCCGATCCGGCGTGGCCGCTGTAGGCGATCAGGTTGTTGCGCTGGTCGAGCAAGGCCAGGTCCAGGTCGTCGTTGTCGCCGCCGGTCGTGGCGCGGTTGGACAGTTCGAAGCGCGCGATCATGTTCTGGTTGGGCACGCCGAGCGTCACCGCCTTGACGCCGGCGCCGCGTGCGGTGCAGGCCGCCAGCACGCCTTCCAGTGAGTCCAGCGAACCGGGCGCCGCCTGCGTGACCGTCTGCGCCAGACGTGTGTATTCGCGCATGCCGGCCTTGACCGCGCCGAGCTTGCCGTTAAAGCCGGTCATGACGTCGAGCTGGCGATTGCCGGCGACGGTGGTGGCCGAGACCAGCGCCGGTGCTTCGGCGCCGCTGTTGTAGCGCGCCTGCAGCGGACTGCGTACCTTGTGCTCGCTATCGTTCCAGACTACTTCACCGAACTTCCATTCGCCGTCCGCCGCATCGGTGCGCTCCAGCGCCACGGTGTAGCTCTGGGTCTCGCCCGCAGCCAGGTTCAGCGTCGACGGCGTAACCTTGACCGCGAAGCCGTCGAGGCTGGCGCTGGCGGTGTAGACCGCCGCCTTGTCGCCGACATTGGTGACGCGGCGGCTGACGCTCTGCATGCCGACCACGCCCGGCAGCGAGATGGAAGCAAGGTTCAGCGCGTAGCCCTTCAGTGCGCCGCTGCCGCAATCGCTGCTCTCGCCGGTGATGCCGCACAGGTATTGCTGGTAGTCGGCGCTGGCGATGTCGTACACCAGTCCGGGATCGGCCGCCTCGTTCGGCGTCACGTGCCCCGCGCCCTGGCCCCACGGCAGGGTACCGTCTTCGGCGCCGCTGAGGGTGGTCGGCAGCACGCTGCGGGTGGTGGTCATCAGGGCCGACTTGACGGCGGCGGCCGACCAGCCCGGATGGCGCTGCTTGAGTAGCGCGGCCAGGCCGGCCACATGCGGCGTCGCCATCGAGGTGCCCGACATATAGGCCGAGCTGTTGTAGGCCGGCGCGCTGCCGGCGATCACGGCGGCGTGCTGCGCGGTGCTCAGGCTGGGCGCGATGCCGGCAAGGATGTCGACGCCCGGCGCCGTCAGGTCGGGCTTGAGCACGCCCGGATCGAAGTTGTTGGGGCCGCGCGATGAAAAGTCGGCCAGCACCGGGCCCGTCATCGGCGTCAACGCACTGGCGGCGATGCTGGCGCTGGCGCCCGCCGTGGCGGCGTAGGCGTCGATGGTCTGGCCGTCGGCCTGGCTGACGTGGATGGTTGGCACGTTGTAGAGGTCGACCACGGTGCCGTTGCCGTCATCGAGCAGAATCATGCCGACGCCGCCGGCGGCCTTGACCGCCACCGCCTTGTCGGTGCGCGCCGTGTTGCCGCGCTGGCAAGCGACGATCTTGCCGGCCACCTTGGCAGGATCGAGCTGGGCGATCGGATGGACGTCGATCACATCCTCGCGGCGGAAGCAGTGCGCAGCCATGTCCGCATCGGCACCCGGCGCCACCGCGTCTTGCGCACGAATGACGGCGGTGTTCGGCAGCAGTGCCGGATTGAGCGAAGCGCCGCTGAATTGCTGGCCGTTGCCCAGCGTGACGCTGGCGGTGTGGGTGCGGTCGTGGGTCGATGCCGCGACCGTGGTCAGCCACGGGCTGATGTGAGCGACCGCGTTGGCCGGGCCGGAGTTACCGCCGGCGGCGGCGACGAAGACGCCGGCGTCGACCGCGTGGCGGAAGGCTTGCTCGACCGGGTCGAGCGGGCTGCCGCCGCCGCTGATCGAGTAGTTCAACACGTCGACGCCGTCGGCCACCGCCGCTTCGATCGCGGCCAGGCTGTCGCTGTTGTAGCAGGTGTTGGCCACGCCGGTGGTGCTGGGGAAGCCCTCGTTGTAGCTCCAGCAGATCTTGTACATGGCAAGACGGGCGCGCGGCGCGATGCCGCTGCGCTTGCCCAGCAGGTCGCCGTTGCCGGCCTGCGCCGGCACGTTGCCGTTGCCGGCCGCCGTGGACGAAGTGTGGGTGCCGTGGCCGCCGTCGCCCACCGGGCTGCCGAGCGAGTCGCGCGGCGAGCGGAATTCGCTCCAGTGGATGGTGCTGCCGCCGGCGCGGAAGCCGTCGTCGAAATAGCGCGCGCCGATCAGTTTGTTGTTGCAGCTGGCCGCCGTGAAAGCTTCGCCGGTCTGGCAGACGCCTTTCCAGCGCGCCGGCGGCGGGCCATAGGCCAGCGTGCCGCTGTGGTCGAAGGTGGGCTGGCCGGCGCCGTCAACGCGGTCGGCGTACGACAGATTCTCCGGCCAGATGCCGGTATCGATCACGCCAACGATCACGTCTTCGCCGGCGCGCGCCTTGCCGCCCAGTTGCTCCCACAGTCCGCCCGGTTGATCGAGGCCGAGGAAGGTCGGAGTGTAGTTGGTGACCACGTGCTGGCGCTGGTCCGCTGTGATGCTGACGGCCTGGCCGCTGGCCTTGAGGGCGCGCACTTCGGCATCGGTCAGGCGTGCGGCAAAGCCGTTGAACACCACCTGGAACTGGCGCGTGACGGCGGCGGCCGGCAGCAGCGCCTTGGCTTGCTCCTGTTGCGTGCTGAGGTAGCTGCGGTACTGGCGGGCGGCACCGCTGGCGAGGTCCAGGCGTTGTCCGGGAGCGACTTTGGTGGCGCGCAGACCGTTGACGTTACCGCTGTAGGCGGCTACCGGCTGGCCGGACAGCTGCACGATGTAGGGCCGGCGGACGTCGTCCGCATGGGCCGTGTCGAAGGCGCCCAGCAGCGGCAGCGCCGCCATCAGCAGCAGGGTGAGACGACGGTGCTGCGGTACTTTGTTCCTTGCCATGAATCGCTCCGGGGTGTGGTTGAAGAGCGCCATTTAACCAAGAAATATAGAAATAAATTCAATTTAATTTGTTACATGGTTAAAAAAATACAACGATTAACAAGCGACAAGCTAAGACAAAATAGCGATAAATAGTCACTTTATTGCTTCAGTTTTTATAGCTAAATCTGGTTGGTGTCGTCACATTTTTCGGAATACGAATTTTTACAATTAGATACAACATAAAAGTCAATTGTCTAGACGGCCTTTTGCGTGCTGTGCATACTTGGTTTCTTGTTAACTCAAGGAGGATCAATGAAACTTGCCGCACTTAACGCACTGGCCGCTTGCCTGGCGGTCGCCGCCGGCCCAGCGTTCGCCGATGCCCACGGGACCGCCACCTTCGGCAATGTGACCGTGACGCTGATCGATCTGGATCCGAACGATGGCATCGCCGCCAGCATTTCCTTCCTGCCCAACCCGACCATGTACGCCGGCGGCGCTTATATCTACGGCGAAGCGGAGACCGGCCAGACCGGCGGTTACGATCCCGGCCACCAGCTGGGCCGCTATGAAAAAACCGGCGCCTGGCAAACCACCAACGTCAAGGGCAGCACCAAGACCGATCTGGCTTCCTCGTCGGCCAGCGTGGGCGGCTCGGCCAGCGGCGTCGGCTTCAGCGGCTTGAGCCTGTCGGGCACGGCCTTCAGCTCGGCCGACGAGCGCTCGCGCTTCTACGCCTATGCCGGCGTGCCGGCCTCGCATGGGAACAAGGGCTTCATCCTGTCGGCCAATACCATGGTGACCTTTTCGGTCAACGCCACGCTGGGCGTGAATACCACCCTCGGCTATACGCCGGGCGCGCTGGAAGGCGAGGCCGCGGCGGCCACGCTACGCCTGTACGCCGGCGCTTTCGGCGCCGACCCTGGCGCCATCCTCGACGGCACGCATGAGCACAGCGTCAGCGTTCACTACTTCGATGGCGATCTGCCCGGCGCGGCCAGCGACAGTTGGAGCGGCGTGATGTCGGCCAGCTTCAGCAACCTCAGCAGTCAGAGCGGCCGCGGCGAGTTTTGGGCCGACGCCAGCATCAGCGGTCGTTCGGTGATTTCGGCGGTGCCGGAGCCGGCCACTTACGGCATGTTGCTGGGCGGCCTGGGCCTGATCGGCGCCGTCGCCCGCCGCCGCGCCCGCGCGTGATAAACCGTTGCTCATCATTGGAGAATCTATGAAGCGCTTTGTATTGCATACCCTGGCGGCGGCCTGCATGGTCGCCGCCGTCAGCCCGGCGTTCGCCGCGTCGAGCAGCAGCGTCAGTTTCGGCAACCTGGTCATCACCCTGACCGACCTGAACGCGGCCGACGGCATAGCGCCCAGCCTGTCGTTCAGCACCAACGGCCACGCCTATGTCCTGGGCGAGACGCTGGGTTTCGGCGAGACCCAGGATGAAAGCCTGTACGCCCATACCGCCAAGCAGCAGCAGGGCATTTTGTCCGGCAGCACGCATGGCGACTGGTCCGCTGTAACGTCCAGCGTGACGGCCGCCAATACGGTGGCCGGCTTTACCGCGCTGTCCGCCACCGGCAATGCCAGCAGCAGCCTCGACGCCCATGGCGCCTACCGCAGCTACGCCGCCGGCAGCGAACCCTTCCTCAACACCTTCGTCTTGTCGGCCAACACCAAGGTAACGTTCAGCACCATGGCGTCCATGCAGGTGCAGACCAGCATGGGCTACAACCTCGAGGCCGACCAGGAAGAGTACGCCAACGCGCATATGTTGCTGGCGGTGGGCGGCTCGGTGAACGGCGTGGCGCAGGACGACGTACGCGACCTGGCGCTGTCGGCGACTTTTGCGGTGCGCGACGATGGCACCACCATGGGCGTGAGCGATAGCTGGAGCGGGATGTTGTCGGCCAGTTTTATCAACAACAGCGCGATGAATGCCGATGGCACTTTTCAGGCATTTGTTTCGACCGAAGGCTGGTCGGCGAACTGGGATGGCGTGACGCCGGTACCAGAGCCGGAAACCTACGCCATGCTGTTGGCGGGGCTGGCGCTGGTAGGCTGGACCGGCCGCCGCAACAAGGCGCGCAGCCGGGCCTGAATGGTTTAGTTGCCGGTGGCGACCGGGCGGGTGGGATCGCTCACCCACTCGCTCCACGAGCCCGGACGCCGACATGGACTAGTTCGCCTATGCGCGCACGCTGCTGAACGTGGTTGCTGATCTTACTTTACGGTTTTGTGACCGCTCAATCGTTTGCGGCTTGTGATCGCAAGCGACGAGAGTATGATCGTGTATTGGACTCTCGACAAAACAAGCAAGCAGAATCATTGTCAAAGATCAGCGGACTGCTGGGCGGGTCGCGCAGCGAAGACGGGCCACTTGATCGATCATCAAGTACGCGGCACTGAATTACTGATCGTGCATTGGATACGCGCTACGCGTCAGCGGAAAAGATGACAAGGTCTTAATCAGTACCGGTAGCGACAGGGCGGGCTGAGTCGGCACACCACTCGCTCCACGAGCCCGGATACAGGGCGGCGCCGGGTAGGCCAGCGATTTCCAGTGCCAGCAGGTTGTGGCAGGCGGTGACGCCGGAACCGCATTGCATGATGGCTTGCGGCGCGCTGTCGAACAGCGGCGCGAAGTCGGCCTTCAGCTGCGCGGCGTCCTTGAAACGGCCTTCGGCCGTCAGGTTGTCCTTGAAGAAGCGGTTTTTGGCGCCGGGGATGTGGCCGCCCACCGGATCGATGGTTTCGTTTTCGCCGCGATAGCGGTCGGCCGCGCGGGCGTCGACCACGGTGCGTGCCCGGGTCGACAGGTTGGCGACCACTTCCTCCACTGACACCGTCGCCACCAGCGATGGCCGGTCACCGATCTGGCCCGGCGTGCGCTGATCGTTCGAGGTCACCATGGCCAAGCCTGCCGATTGCCAGGCCGCCAGCCCGCCATCGAGCACGGCCACCGCCGGATGTCCGACCCAGCGCAGCAGCCACCACAGACGCGCGGCGAACATGCCGCCGTGCGCATCGTAAGCGACCACTTGCGTGTCGTGGTTGATGCCCCAGCTGCGCAGGGTGGCGATCAGGGCCGCCCGCTCCGGCAGCGGGTGCCGGCCGCGAAACGCGCCGTCCGCACCCAGCTTGGCGCCCGACAGGTCCGTATCCACATTGGCGAACTGCGCGCCGGCGATGTGGCCGATGGCGAAACCGTCACGCCCGGCGTTTGGATTCATCAAGTCATGACGGCAATCGAGGATGACCCAGTTCGGGTCTTGCAGATGCTGGGACAGGGTGGCGGCGTCGATCAGGGTGGTGTGCATGATGCTCCTTATACTTCGCTGGCGATGGGATCGGTATTGGCGATGGCCTTACCGCGTTCGGTATTGCGCGTATTGTAAAACGTCGCGGCCATGCCCGACGCAAGAATGATGGCGATGCCGGCCCAGCTGTGCCAATCGAACACGTCGCCGAACACCAGCACGCCCCACACGCTGGAGAACACGATGCCGGTGTACTGCAGGTTGGCCACCACCAGCGTATTGCCCAGGCGGTAGGCGCGCGTCATGGCGATCTGCGCGCTGGTGGCGCACACGCCGATGGCCAGCAGCAGCAGGCCGCTGCGCCAGCTGGTGATCGGATGCCACGCCGGGCCCTCGCTGCCGCCAGTGATGAGCACGCCGACAATGCCGGCCAGCAGATTCATCACGGTGAAGT is a genomic window containing:
- a CDS encoding FxDxF family PEP-CTERM protein, translated to MKLAALNALAACLAVAAGPAFADAHGTATFGNVTVTLIDLDPNDGIAASISFLPNPTMYAGGAYIYGEAETGQTGGYDPGHQLGRYEKTGAWQTTNVKGSTKTDLASSSASVGGSASGVGFSGLSLSGTAFSSADERSRFYAYAGVPASHGNKGFILSANTMVTFSVNATLGVNTTLGYTPGALEGEAAAATLRLYAGAFGADPGAILDGTHEHSVSVHYFDGDLPGAASDSWSGVMSASFSNLSSQSGRGEFWADASISGRSVISAVPEPATYGMLLGGLGLIGAVARRRARA
- a CDS encoding PEP-CTERM sorting domain-containing protein, whose amino-acid sequence is MKRFVLHTLAAACMVAAVSPAFAASSSSVSFGNLVITLTDLNAADGIAPSLSFSTNGHAYVLGETLGFGETQDESLYAHTAKQQQGILSGSTHGDWSAVTSSVTAANTVAGFTALSATGNASSSLDAHGAYRSYAAGSEPFLNTFVLSANTKVTFSTMASMQVQTSMGYNLEADQEEYANAHMLLAVGGSVNGVAQDDVRDLALSATFAVRDDGTTMGVSDSWSGMLSASFINNSAMNADGTFQAFVSTEGWSANWDGVTPVPEPETYAMLLAGLALVGWTGRRNKARSRA
- a CDS encoding sulfurtransferase; amino-acid sequence: MHTTLIDAATLSQHLQDPNWVILDCRHDLMNPNAGRDGFAIGHIAGAQFANVDTDLSGAKLGADGAFRGRHPLPERAALIATLRSWGINHDTQVVAYDAHGGMFAARLWWLLRWVGHPAVAVLDGGLAAWQSAGLAMVTSNDQRTPGQIGDRPSLVATVSVEEVVANLSTRARTVVDARAADRYRGENETIDPVGGHIPGAKNRFFKDNLTAEGRFKDAAQLKADFAPLFDSAPQAIMQCGSGVTACHNLLALEIAGLPGAALYPGSWSEWCADSARPVATGTD
- a CDS encoding M12 family metallo-peptidase; this translates as MTLSWAISGSSTALAADVASQVQPTGDFWQDVGTGKSAKAAGSAVAGPRRFHAAKLNRNGLQAFAKSAPAERSATANVSPLIMSLPHPDGGYQRFAIVDSPIMEAGLAAKHPEIKTYAGKGIDDPNASLRMDITPLGLHASVRTPQGAWYVDPQAVLDDSVYHSYHSRDLPNVHGPMREAPIAEAQISLSKGFYHAEDTVEVRGAGFTPGAAVTVSVSAEGDSGSRQSVVVNADNEGVINTTLVADPSRNSGAFEISATDGRTTSTVAYHVVDDLAVAAPVSGNQLRTYRLALVTDPSYATYFGGSANVTAAKVSLINRVTQVYEDETAIRLVLINATDALNLDSAAQMTGANGPCGGAACFTASQAASCGSATLTRNRVVTGLLAGASSFDIGHIALGLNGGGIASLGVVGGSSKAQGCTGIPTPVGDFFAVDYVAHELGHQFAGNHTFNGVISNCSGGNRNAGTSVEPGSGSSIMAYAGICGTDNLQSHSDAYWSQRSFDEIVAYTSGAESNINEIQNLVLSNFASGQQFMLGYNGNKSVAIVNGSNFTTAGIKAAIQGISGWPSGATVTISTLSNNAATITFGGTLAGTNVATLQLSDCSGACTGYVGEIAAGGPTTRRGALSFTGNTSPVVSVAAGYTIPVRTPFALTGSAVDAEGDPLTYLWEQNDRAAGTGTGLVSNSKFNGPLFRQFGVRAQVSAEDTIKYGSPGENHVSTDPTRVFPDLAQILANNTNAESGACPTASALPTAAEIECYSEYLPTAAYVGFGANANPAALNFRLTARDGRGGVANASTRLVLASGAGPFLVTSPNTAVSLDAGSTQTVTWSVANTDVAPVSTASVKISLSTDGGNTYPYTLAESTANNGSKALTLPLVASTTARIKVEAVDNVFFDVSNADFTIRLVGDVNADGALNCADYAIVKAALGKRSNQAGFDARADLNKDGVIDARDLVFISQRVAGGCR
- a CDS encoding cohesin domain-containing protein; translation: MLNLNKWKYQAGAAVLAAAFAVMPAYAADPVLSIVATPSSGVVGSTIDLDIVVSGVSDLYAYNFTLLFDPAYLQASAATEGAFLGADGGSTDFDVVDLSGTPGQVFYVYGVKFGAVPGVSGGGSLAHLRFDVIGAGTSTLSFADVVLVDSSNADITPQLSTQTLITSAVPEPQTYLMLGIGLVGLAALRRRSAQGLTSPC